Proteins found in one Poecilia reticulata strain Guanapo linkage group LG6, Guppy_female_1.0+MT, whole genome shotgun sequence genomic segment:
- the LOC103465731 gene encoding alpha-1,3-mannosyl-glycoprotein 4-beta-N-acetylglucosaminyltransferase C-like isoform X1, with protein sequence MKISSVLLNNQLTLVFSPIFCCRRFCGLAKCSIIPGASNQLKSEVSSPDVIIWAFLCCLKRWQSLSVTAVVMRLLWKSVDKMRCLRKRSTLPVLTFLLTALLFFNLYMNDGYVLEGEKRQLGETLIHPSSSDRYVHTFKDLSNFSGSINVTYRYLAGIPLSRKKYLTIGLASVKRKKGSYLLETIKSIFDQSSYEELKEIVVVVHLADFDLIWCENVVQEITRKFAHHIIAGRLLVIQAPEEFYPSLDGLKRNYNDPEDRVRFRSKQNVDYAFLLNFCTNLSHFYMMLEDDVRCSRNFLTALKKVITSREGSYWVMMEFSKLGYIGKLYHSRDLPRLAHFLLMFYQEMPCDWLLIHFRGLLAQKDVIRFKPSLFQHMGYYSSYKGVENKLKDDDFEEDSIDIPDNPPAGIYTNINVFENYDATKAYSSIVDEYFWGKPPCTGDFFIIIFNKSTKISRIKIVTGTEDRQNDILHHGALEVGQKSVETKQGRQCTXYITLGEFKVGNIEINDVDHKIGFDIECVRIVVTASQKEWLIIRTISLWTTPPVGQLK encoded by the exons ATgaagatttcttctgttttgctgAACAACCAGCTCACTCTGGTGTTCTCTCCTATCTTTTGCTGTCGCCGTTTTTGCGGACTAGCGAAATGCAGCATTATACCTGGTGCCTCCAATCAACTCAAATCAGAAGTTTCCAGTCCTGACgtcatcatctgggctttcctTTGTTGTTTAAAGAGGTGGCAATCActct CAGTCACAGCTGTGGTCATGAGGTTGCTGTGGAAGTCCGTGGACAAGATGAGGTGTTTGAGAAAACGATCCACGCTCCCCGTCCTCACCTTCCTGCTCACCGCGCTGCTCTTTTTCAACCTTTACATGAATGATGGTTACGTCCTG gAAGGTGAAAAGAGACAGCTGGGGGAGACGTTGATTCATCCTTCAAGCTCTGACAGATATGTGCACACATTCAAAGATTTGTCCAATTTCTCTGGGAGTATCAATGTGACGTATCGCTACCTTGCCGGAATTCCACTTTCAAGAAAAA AGTATCTTACCATTGGGTTGGCATCTGTCAAGAGAAAAAAGGGAAGCTACCTGCTGGAGACGATCAAATCCATCTTTGACCAGTCCAGCTACGAGGAGCTGAAAGAGATTGTGGTTGTGGTCCATCTGGCAGACTTTGACTTGATCTGGTGTGAGAATGTGGTGCAGGAAATCACCAGAAAGTTCGCTCACCACATCATAGCCGGCCGCCTCCTGGTCATCCAGGCCCCAGAGGAGTTCTACCCTTCTCTGGACGGCTTGAAGAGGAACTACAACGACCCAGAGGACAGAGTCCGTTTCCGCTCCAAGCAGAACGTCGACTACGCTTTCCTCCTGAACTTCTGCACGAACCTGTCGCACTTCTACATGATGCTGGAGGATGACGTGCGCTGCTCCCGGAACTTCCTGACGGCGCTGAAGAAGGTGATAACCTCCAGAGAAGGCTCCTACTGGGTGATGATGGAGTTCTCCAAGCTGGGCTACATCGGGAAGCTGTACCACTCCAGAGACCTACCCCGACTGGCTCACTTCCTTCTCATGTTCTACCAGGAAATGCCTTGCGATTGGCTCCTCATCCACTTCCGGGGCCTACTGGCTCAAAAGGACGTGATCCGCTTCAAGCCCTCGCTGTTCCAGCACATGGGCTACTACTCGTCCTACAAAGGTGTGGAGAACAAACTGAAGGACGACGACTTTGAGGAAGACTCCATAGACATCCCAGACAACCCCCCGGCCGGCATTTACACCAACATAAACGTCTTTGAGAACTACGATGCCACCAAGGCGTACAGCAGTATAGTTGATGAGtatttctgggggaaacctccCTGCACCGGAGACTTTTTCATCATAATCTtcaacaaatcaacaaaaattaGCAGAATCAAAATAGTGACAGGGACGGAGGATCGGCAAAACGACATCCTTCACCACGGAGCTCTGGAAGTAGGCCAGAAGTCTGTGGAGACCAAACAGGGAAGACAGTGTACAKCCTACATCACATTAGGAGAGTTTAAAGTGGGAAACATTGAGATTAATGATGTGGACCACAAGATTGGCTTTGACATCGAATGTGTCAGAATAGTTGTCACGGCTAGTCAGAAAGAATGGCTCATCATCAGAACTATCAGCCTCTGGACCACACCGCCTGTTGGTCAGTTAAAGTAG
- the LOC103465731 gene encoding alpha-1,3-mannosyl-glycoprotein 4-beta-N-acetylglucosaminyltransferase C-like isoform X2, with amino-acid sequence MRLLWKSVDKMRCLRKRSTLPVLTFLLTALLFFNLYMNDGYVLEGEKRQLGETLIHPSSSDRYVHTFKDLSNFSGSINVTYRYLAGIPLSRKKYLTIGLASVKRKKGSYLLETIKSIFDQSSYEELKEIVVVVHLADFDLIWCENVVQEITRKFAHHIIAGRLLVIQAPEEFYPSLDGLKRNYNDPEDRVRFRSKQNVDYAFLLNFCTNLSHFYMMLEDDVRCSRNFLTALKKVITSREGSYWVMMEFSKLGYIGKLYHSRDLPRLAHFLLMFYQEMPCDWLLIHFRGLLAQKDVIRFKPSLFQHMGYYSSYKGVENKLKDDDFEEDSIDIPDNPPAGIYTNINVFENYDATKAYSSIVDEYFWGKPPCTGDFFIIIFNKSTKISRIKIVTGTEDRQNDILHHGALEVGQKSVETKQGRQCTXYITLGEFKVGNIEINDVDHKIGFDIECVRIVVTASQKEWLIIRTISLWTTPPVGQLK; translated from the exons ATGAGGTTGCTGTGGAAGTCCGTGGACAAGATGAGGTGTTTGAGAAAACGATCCACGCTCCCCGTCCTCACCTTCCTGCTCACCGCGCTGCTCTTTTTCAACCTTTACATGAATGATGGTTACGTCCTG gAAGGTGAAAAGAGACAGCTGGGGGAGACGTTGATTCATCCTTCAAGCTCTGACAGATATGTGCACACATTCAAAGATTTGTCCAATTTCTCTGGGAGTATCAATGTGACGTATCGCTACCTTGCCGGAATTCCACTTTCAAGAAAAA AGTATCTTACCATTGGGTTGGCATCTGTCAAGAGAAAAAAGGGAAGCTACCTGCTGGAGACGATCAAATCCATCTTTGACCAGTCCAGCTACGAGGAGCTGAAAGAGATTGTGGTTGTGGTCCATCTGGCAGACTTTGACTTGATCTGGTGTGAGAATGTGGTGCAGGAAATCACCAGAAAGTTCGCTCACCACATCATAGCCGGCCGCCTCCTGGTCATCCAGGCCCCAGAGGAGTTCTACCCTTCTCTGGACGGCTTGAAGAGGAACTACAACGACCCAGAGGACAGAGTCCGTTTCCGCTCCAAGCAGAACGTCGACTACGCTTTCCTCCTGAACTTCTGCACGAACCTGTCGCACTTCTACATGATGCTGGAGGATGACGTGCGCTGCTCCCGGAACTTCCTGACGGCGCTGAAGAAGGTGATAACCTCCAGAGAAGGCTCCTACTGGGTGATGATGGAGTTCTCCAAGCTGGGCTACATCGGGAAGCTGTACCACTCCAGAGACCTACCCCGACTGGCTCACTTCCTTCTCATGTTCTACCAGGAAATGCCTTGCGATTGGCTCCTCATCCACTTCCGGGGCCTACTGGCTCAAAAGGACGTGATCCGCTTCAAGCCCTCGCTGTTCCAGCACATGGGCTACTACTCGTCCTACAAAGGTGTGGAGAACAAACTGAAGGACGACGACTTTGAGGAAGACTCCATAGACATCCCAGACAACCCCCCGGCCGGCATTTACACCAACATAAACGTCTTTGAGAACTACGATGCCACCAAGGCGTACAGCAGTATAGTTGATGAGtatttctgggggaaacctccCTGCACCGGAGACTTTTTCATCATAATCTtcaacaaatcaacaaaaattaGCAGAATCAAAATAGTGACAGGGACGGAGGATCGGCAAAACGACATCCTTCACCACGGAGCTCTGGAAGTAGGCCAGAAGTCTGTGGAGACCAAACAGGGAAGACAGTGTACAKCCTACATCACATTAGGAGAGTTTAAAGTGGGAAACATTGAGATTAATGATGTGGACCACAAGATTGGCTTTGACATCGAATGTGTCAGAATAGTTGTCACGGCTAGTCAGAAAGAATGGCTCATCATCAGAACTATCAGCCTCTGGACCACACCGCCTGTTGGTCAGTTAAAGTAG